In Treponema pectinovorum, a single genomic region encodes these proteins:
- a CDS encoding M24 family metallopeptidase, which translates to MKKYTESQIKSFYKARREKLFDYMKKNKITAAVFEDCEERRDSSVRYFTGHPSDALWICDCNGKNALIPWDENLAEKQAVDVKIIPYNKYERKNVECVREVLKSFKIAEPRLKVELSPLTPYPQFLKYVDALAGWDVLCRENSVHDFVKELRAIKDEYEIECTKEAARVGDLIIDKIEQKLREDSIKTEAEVALLIETELRLNGCEKTGFETLAAGPSRSFAIHAFPNYTGTAWPGDGLSILDFGVVFEGYTSDTTLTVVKNATKEQKKLVELVKTAAEKALPYYKADEKIKMAAIVADDVFKKAKKVMPHTLGHGIGLYIHEFPRVSAKQSDDLVFKPGMIVTLEPGLYENEVGGVRLENDILITETGNEVISHSRIIEL; encoded by the coding sequence ATGAAAAAATATACAGAATCACAGATAAAATCTTTTTATAAAGCAAGGCGCGAAAAACTTTTTGATTATATGAAAAAAAATAAAATCACAGCGGCAGTTTTTGAAGATTGCGAAGAAAGGAGGGATAGCTCAGTAAGATATTTTACAGGGCATCCTTCGGACGCACTCTGGATTTGCGATTGCAACGGCAAAAATGCACTTATTCCTTGGGATGAAAATCTTGCAGAAAAACAAGCTGTTGATGTAAAGATAATTCCGTACAACAAATACGAAAGAAAAAACGTGGAATGCGTAAGGGAAGTTTTAAAATCTTTTAAAATTGCAGAACCACGCCTAAAAGTTGAACTTTCGCCTCTAACGCCGTATCCGCAATTTTTAAAATATGTAGACGCCCTTGCTGGCTGGGATGTTCTATGCAGAGAAAATTCAGTTCACGATTTTGTAAAAGAACTGCGTGCAATAAAAGATGAATACGAAATTGAATGCACAAAAGAAGCGGCTAGGGTTGGAGATTTAATAATAGATAAAATTGAACAAAAATTAAGGGAAGATTCTATAAAAACAGAAGCCGAGGTTGCCCTGCTTATAGAAACAGAACTGCGCTTAAATGGCTGCGAAAAAACTGGCTTTGAAACCTTAGCAGCAGGACCTTCGAGGAGCTTTGCGATACACGCCTTCCCTAACTACACTGGTACAGCGTGGCCAGGAGACGGACTTTCGATTCTTGATTTTGGAGTTGTGTTTGAAGGTTATACGAGCGACACAACGCTTACAGTCGTAAAAAACGCAACAAAAGAACAAAAAAAACTCGTAGAACTTGTAAAAACCGCCGCAGAAAAAGCCCTGCCCTATTATAAAGCAGACGAAAAGATAAAAATGGCGGCTATTGTTGCAGACGATGTATTTAAAAAAGCAAAAAAAGTGATGCCACACACTCTGGGGCACGGAATAGGACTTTATATACACGAGTTTCCAAGGGTGAGCGCAAAGCAGAGCGATGATTTAGTTTTTAAACCAGGAATGATAGTAACCTTAGAACCTGGCCTTTACGAAAACGAGGTTGGTGGAGTTCGCCTAGAAAACGATATATTGATAACAGAAACAGGAAACGAAGTAATTTCGCACTCAAGGATAATAGAACTGTAA
- a CDS encoding tetratricopeptide repeat protein, which yields MAQDQLLLSRAQATVLARDFSMAVRLYKQLLKDDKDNVFLLGQLGNLYMKSGQDEKALEVFKRIAKLGDGKSEALITMGGIYRRLKMYEKSIEVLEQALSLDGKNPQISYNLGFTYKYMGKLENAINCFEDAIEMNPNDVLAYNHLGAIYASRGEHEKAVQSYRKGLNIDANHPILLLNIAKSYEALGEYEKACSSYSGALRSRPLWVEAIDSYARLLIALQRTNEAYELVHSALSVNPEDANLKEALENVKKYMDKESLLSIENANKKDEIPSLFPSVQKIDDDDIDPVNTEIPLDEEEFSSEDEQITEEGENSAEQKKDEEQIPFTGENTDENENSLLGDDEESKNPANDENSLEDEKSTEDENDDFDFESLGMDDLADDSIEPLLLANDDKSLENQKENLDSLIKNDEIPLDSGEKSDTANEIFDGFEDDRLFESDEQKDGVAKPLADGFEPFNNKDEKSPYSVDKNPSKENQKKNSNPSDNNINPQGNANSLAQKELEVALKTLENAEKIEDSSRKFLGDASKIAENLKPKSSSANDDDKNSAAEDEVGNEIEQNEALPALEEADGSSNNEIEKNEEDSDTEDLEELSNDVNQYDEDEDDGEDIFSFPNENDWNDENAEDIEDVFSLPNENNDNIETVETEDFADVVPKNAIDIDPKAESSELALFLKLKDLLAFLPDNKKQEFESSRNRILLDYIISKLSGKKGLFKKADQLANDEPTKEQMQEPQTQENILLDGICVIKSLSKYLPDEKLKLAIEEELSRIC from the coding sequence ATGGCACAAGATCAACTTTTGCTTTCTAGGGCGCAGGCGACGGTTTTAGCCAGAGATTTTTCGATGGCGGTAAGGCTTTACAAACAACTTCTCAAAGACGATAAAGACAATGTTTTTCTTTTAGGACAACTTGGTAATCTCTATATGAAAAGTGGGCAAGACGAAAAAGCTCTTGAGGTTTTTAAGAGAATAGCAAAGTTAGGCGACGGAAAAAGTGAAGCGCTCATAACGATGGGTGGCATATACCGCCGTTTAAAAATGTACGAAAAATCTATTGAAGTTTTAGAGCAGGCACTCTCTTTGGACGGCAAAAATCCTCAAATCTCATACAATCTTGGGTTTACATATAAATACATGGGCAAGCTTGAAAATGCGATAAATTGTTTTGAAGATGCCATAGAGATGAATCCAAACGATGTTTTGGCGTACAATCATTTGGGTGCAATATATGCCTCTCGTGGCGAGCATGAAAAAGCCGTTCAATCATACAGAAAAGGACTGAACATAGATGCAAATCATCCCATTTTGCTTTTAAATATTGCAAAAAGTTACGAAGCGTTGGGCGAGTACGAAAAAGCCTGTTCTTCATATTCAGGAGCGCTGCGTTCGCGTCCTCTTTGGGTGGAAGCGATTGATTCTTACGCGAGGCTCTTGATTGCTTTGCAGCGAACAAACGAAGCCTACGAGCTTGTTCACAGTGCATTGAGCGTAAATCCAGAAGATGCAAATTTAAAAGAAGCGTTGGAAAATGTAAAAAAATACATGGACAAAGAGTCTCTTTTGAGCATAGAAAATGCAAATAAAAAAGATGAAATTCCTTCACTGTTTCCTTCCGTGCAGAAAATCGACGACGATGATATAGATCCTGTAAATACAGAAATTCCTTTAGATGAGGAGGAATTTTCTTCGGAAGATGAACAGATAACTGAAGAGGGAGAAAATTCTGCCGAACAAAAAAAAGACGAAGAACAAATTCCTTTTACAGGCGAAAATACAGACGAGAATGAAAATTCACTGCTGGGCGATGACGAAGAAAGTAAAAATCCTGCAAACGACGAGAATTCTCTTGAAGATGAAAAATCAACTGAAGATGAGAACGACGATTTTGATTTTGAATCTTTGGGCATGGACGATTTAGCAGACGATTCTATTGAGCCACTGTTGCTTGCAAATGATGATAAATCGCTTGAAAATCAAAAAGAGAATTTGGATAGCCTCATAAAAAATGATGAAATTCCTTTGGATAGTGGGGAAAAGTCGGATACTGCCAATGAAATATTTGACGGTTTTGAAGATGACCGCCTTTTTGAAAGCGATGAGCAAAAGGATGGAGTTGCAAAACCATTGGCAGACGGTTTTGAGCCTTTTAATAACAAAGATGAAAAATCTCCATATTCTGTGGATAAAAATCCTTCAAAAGAAAATCAGAAAAAAAATAGCAATCCGAGCGACAACAACATAAATCCTCAAGGCAATGCAAATAGCCTTGCACAAAAAGAATTGGAAGTTGCGCTTAAAACTTTAGAAAATGCGGAAAAAATCGAAGATTCCAGTCGCAAATTTTTAGGCGATGCTTCCAAAATTGCAGAAAACCTAAAGCCAAAATCGAGTTCAGCAAATGATGACGATAAAAACTCTGCGGCAGAAGATGAAGTTGGAAATGAGATTGAGCAAAACGAAGCGTTGCCTGCTCTTGAAGAAGCAGACGGAAGTTCCAACAATGAAATTGAAAAAAACGAGGAAGATTCAGATACAGAAGATTTGGAAGAGCTTTCGAATGATGTCAATCAATATGATGAAGATGAAGACGACGGTGAAGATATTTTTTCTTTTCCGAACGAAAATGATTGGAATGACGAAAATGCAGAAGACATAGAAGATGTTTTTTCTCTCCCGAATGAAAATAACGACAATATTGAAACTGTAGAAACAGAAGACTTTGCGGATGTCGTTCCCAAAAATGCTATCGATATAGACCCCAAAGCAGAAAGTTCAGAACTTGCTCTATTTTTAAAACTTAAAGACCTTCTCGCTTTTCTTCCGGATAACAAAAAACAAGAATTTGAAAGCAGCAGAAATAGAATTTTATTGGATTACATAATTTCTAAACTTTCTGGCAAAAAAGGCCTTTTTAAAAAAGCAGACCAACTTGCAAATGACGAACCCACAAAAGAACAAATGCAAGAACCTCAAACTCAGGAAAATATTCTTTTGGACGGAATATGCGTGATAAAATCGCTTTCAAAATATCTTCCCGATGAAAAATTAAAACTTGCAATAGAAGAAGAACTTTCGCGCATCTGCTAG
- a CDS encoding DNA recombination protein RmuC — protein MSLNIVLSVLLALAIIGIVFQIVLLLKFKGSNQNVLNDKLVDYEKKLEVYERNLKDEFERNRKETSESERNSRRESQETLMNFQNSINAKLDNLTKTSTDTLTFSITKFMGTITTSFDSLSKSTQDALNNQKQTVQSSLKEMQDSNEKKLEQMRLTVDEKLQSTLEKRLNSSFELVSKQLEAVQKGLGEMQTLASDVGGLKRALTNVKSAGGMGEVQLEALLNDCLSPDQFEKNAHPNPNNARSVVEFAVKLPSKNTEREFIYLPIDSKYPATVWDKLTLAYEAGDKAEIDSQRKALIKDIRDFAKDIKEKYIQEPFTTNFGLMFLPFEGLYSEVTRIPGLFQELQDDFKVSVAGPTTLNAFLNSLQMGFRTLAIEKETSKVWELLGSVKTEFGKFGDVLAATKKKLESATTEIEKAETRTRVIEKKLEKVETLPETASDNLLEYDSE, from the coding sequence GTGTCTTTAAATATCGTTTTATCGGTTTTGCTTGCACTTGCAATTATTGGAATCGTTTTTCAAATCGTTCTTTTATTAAAATTTAAAGGTTCAAATCAGAATGTGCTAAATGACAAACTTGTCGATTACGAAAAAAAACTCGAAGTTTACGAGCGCAATCTTAAAGATGAATTTGAACGAAACCGCAAAGAAACATCAGAAAGCGAGCGCAATTCAAGAAGAGAAAGCCAAGAAACGCTGATGAATTTTCAAAATTCGATAAATGCAAAACTCGACAACCTTACCAAAACTTCTACCGACACTTTGACTTTTAGCATAACAAAATTTATGGGAACGATAACGACAAGTTTCGATTCACTTTCAAAATCGACTCAAGATGCCTTGAACAATCAAAAGCAAACCGTGCAGTCAAGCCTAAAAGAAATGCAGGATAGCAACGAAAAAAAACTTGAACAAATGCGGCTCACCGTTGACGAAAAACTGCAAAGCACTCTAGAAAAACGTCTTAATTCATCTTTTGAGCTCGTGAGTAAACAACTCGAAGCAGTTCAAAAAGGGCTTGGCGAAATGCAAACCCTTGCAAGCGATGTTGGTGGTTTAAAAAGGGCGCTTACAAATGTAAAAAGTGCAGGAGGAATGGGCGAAGTTCAACTCGAAGCGCTTTTGAACGATTGCCTTTCTCCAGACCAGTTTGAAAAAAACGCGCATCCAAATCCGAACAATGCTCGCAGCGTTGTAGAATTTGCGGTAAAACTTCCATCAAAAAACACAGAAAGGGAATTTATCTATCTTCCTATCGATTCAAAATACCCTGCTACAGTTTGGGACAAGCTTACGCTTGCGTATGAGGCGGGCGATAAAGCAGAGATAGATTCTCAGAGGAAGGCTTTAATAAAAGATATTCGCGATTTTGCAAAAGATATAAAAGAAAAGTACATTCAAGAACCCTTTACAACAAATTTTGGACTTATGTTCTTGCCGTTTGAGGGACTTTATTCAGAAGTTACAAGGATTCCTGGGTTGTTTCAGGAATTGCAGGATGATTTTAAAGTTTCGGTTGCGGGTCCTACAACTCTAAACGCTTTCTTGAACAGTTTGCAGATGGGATTTAGAACTTTGGCTATCGAAAAAGAAACTTCAAAAGTTTGGGAACTGTTAGGTTCGGTAAAGACAGAATTCGGCAAATTTGGCGATGTGCTTGCAGCAACAAAGAAAAAATTGGAATCCGCAACGACAGAAATTGAAAAAGCAGAAACCAGAACAAGAGTTATCGAAAAAAAACTTGAAAAAGTGGAAACCCTGCCAGAAACCGCTTCCGATAATCTTCTTGAATATGACAGCGAATAG
- the murJ gene encoding murein biosynthesis integral membrane protein MurJ: MENFERNSAQQKTSKKTSLLASGLSLSFFTLCSRILGLVREMTKAAFLGTSRFADAFGVAFMIPNLLRRLFAENSISVAFIPTFRAYLEQNNLEGENSVSSTKEFLNATLTLISFFTTCTVILGIALSPFIVPLFLDSEDSFLLKEATLLTRIMFPYLFVISIAAFFQGILNGVKIFSPSGFTPVLFNSVVIACTYILTPILTKDISNTQEKAQMAARAMAIGVMSGGFIQAIFQLPFVIKTGWVCHFTTLKKAFKNPGTKKVLKLIGPTVVGMAAYQLNDVVSTALAGKAGVGIVSSLQYSLRLQELILGIFAVSIGTVILPDLSALANSKKWQEFNLLLSKAIKIIALISIPVTLYSLVCGKEIISIVYKSKSFDDNSVRLTMNAFKFHIAGLFFIAMNRVVSPAFYAQGNTKSPALAGILGLVINMIFALALIKAMSGGGIALALSLGSLANSILLFIFLKKNSDIDVKSVVRGTVLYSLKILVYSFVASIPVLFLRRLILPFFENFGRLLSFGGVLVITASCFGLCFILILALTKDKMLDALLKMIKKKLKR, translated from the coding sequence ATGGAAAATTTTGAACGCAATAGCGCACAACAAAAAACATCGAAAAAAACTTCACTGCTCGCTTCTGGACTTTCGCTTTCGTTTTTTACGCTGTGCTCACGGATTTTAGGGCTTGTACGCGAAATGACTAAAGCCGCTTTTTTGGGAACTTCGAGATTTGCCGATGCTTTTGGCGTTGCGTTTATGATTCCAAACCTTTTGCGCAGACTTTTCGCAGAAAATTCAATTTCGGTCGCCTTTATTCCAACTTTTCGCGCCTACCTTGAACAAAATAATCTGGAAGGCGAAAATTCTGTTAGTTCAACAAAGGAATTTTTGAACGCGACTTTAACTTTGATAAGTTTTTTTACAACCTGCACTGTTATTTTGGGAATCGCGCTCTCGCCTTTTATTGTGCCTTTATTTTTGGACAGCGAAGATTCGTTTTTGTTAAAAGAAGCGACTCTTTTAACGCGAATAATGTTTCCGTATCTTTTTGTAATTTCGATTGCGGCTTTTTTCCAGGGAATTTTAAATGGGGTAAAGATTTTTAGCCCCTCGGGGTTTACTCCTGTGCTTTTTAATTCTGTGGTAATCGCCTGCACATATATTTTGACTCCAATATTGACCAAGGACATTTCCAATACGCAGGAAAAAGCACAAATGGCAGCAAGGGCAATGGCTATTGGCGTTATGAGCGGTGGTTTTATTCAGGCGATTTTTCAACTTCCGTTTGTAATAAAAACTGGCTGGGTTTGCCATTTTACAACGCTAAAAAAAGCATTTAAAAATCCGGGAACAAAAAAAGTTTTAAAACTGATAGGACCAACGGTCGTTGGAATGGCGGCTTACCAGTTGAACGATGTTGTTTCGACCGCACTGGCTGGCAAGGCTGGAGTTGGAATAGTTTCTTCTCTGCAATATTCGCTGAGGTTGCAGGAACTGATTCTGGGAATTTTTGCGGTTTCGATAGGAACTGTTATTCTTCCGGATTTGAGCGCACTTGCAAATTCTAAAAAATGGCAGGAATTTAACCTGTTACTTTCAAAAGCGATAAAGATAATCGCTTTGATTTCTATTCCTGTAACCTTGTATTCTTTGGTCTGCGGAAAAGAGATAATCTCGATTGTCTATAAATCCAAAAGTTTTGACGATAATTCCGTTCGCCTTACGATGAATGCATTTAAATTCCACATTGCAGGTCTTTTTTTTATAGCGATGAACAGAGTTGTTTCGCCAGCATTCTACGCACAAGGAAACACAAAATCGCCGGCCTTGGCTGGAATTTTAGGGCTGGTCATAAATATGATTTTTGCACTTGCCCTTATAAAAGCGATGAGTGGCGGAGGAATCGCACTTGCACTGAGCCTTGGAAGCCTTGCAAATTCAATTCTGCTTTTTATCTTTCTTAAAAAAAATAGCGATATTGATGTGAAATCTGTTGTGCGCGGAACAGTTTTGTATTCTCTAAAAATTTTAGTATATTCTTTTGTGGCAAGCATTCCTGTTTTATTTTTAAGGCGCTTAATTCTTCCTTTTTTTGAAAATTTTGGAAGGTTGCTTTCTTTTGGAGGAGTTTTAGTGATAACAGCTTCGTGTTTTGGGCTTTGTTTTATTTTGATACTTGCGCTTACAAAAGATAAAATGCTGGACGCACTATTAAAGATGATAAAGAAAAAATTAAAACGCTAA
- a CDS encoding fibronectin type III domain-containing protein has product MKKFSFARILAYFALCFSTTFFVYAQEKTIILGGQNGWKNISSFSGVTTGKGQFGFESLQLESKMAGIDENTDLLLSFDSGVIKEDTGRYDILENHLVLTDKSIKGKGAALSRGVSKGITLQGNKNSVFGSAGLASSFIVEFYLAPSLSENGEKIYSWRSSMNYSNYSEFQNITAVFNNNKLEWKFKNVFPSYKKSEVILKGYNAVVPGEWKRHTISFDEETGCLEYLVDGKTEDIKYITSTGHEGGAVCMPVLGAHSVLEICPAYTGRIDHIRIVRSSYEKNGEDIFENGNAHFKTSGGRFVSEPLFLERTSTLKSIDSIMSVPSETDVKFYVRAGDNCYCWTEDEPKWQEVTIGEKIEGVTGSYFQIAGELFPDGNGLKTPSITELTLTYTQLELPLPPFYVDAQAGDRSVTLTWNYSVDDSAGGYYVYYGNRPGEYLGRVATQGLSPINAGNTTSLTLTGLENDKIYYFAIVSYSRFDERLRGEFSKEVFARPSKR; this is encoded by the coding sequence ATGAAGAAATTTTCTTTTGCTCGTATTCTAGCATATTTTGCACTCTGTTTTTCAACTACTTTTTTTGTCTATGCTCAGGAAAAAACAATAATTTTGGGCGGTCAAAATGGCTGGAAAAATATTTCATCGTTTTCTGGAGTTACAACAGGAAAGGGACAGTTTGGTTTTGAAAGTCTGCAACTCGAAAGTAAAATGGCTGGAATCGACGAAAATACAGATTTGCTTTTGAGTTTTGATTCTGGTGTTATAAAGGAAGATACAGGCCGCTACGATATACTCGAAAATCACCTTGTTTTAACTGACAAGTCTATAAAGGGTAAAGGAGCAGCTTTGAGCCGAGGTGTTTCTAAAGGGATAACCTTGCAAGGCAACAAAAATTCCGTTTTTGGTTCGGCAGGGCTTGCAAGCTCGTTCATTGTTGAATTCTACCTTGCGCCTTCTCTTTCTGAAAATGGCGAAAAAATATACTCGTGGCGGAGTTCTATGAATTATTCCAATTATTCAGAATTTCAGAACATCACGGCGGTTTTCAATAATAACAAACTTGAATGGAAATTTAAGAATGTGTTTCCTTCTTACAAGAAAAGCGAAGTTATTTTAAAAGGCTATAATGCGGTAGTTCCAGGCGAGTGGAAGAGGCACACTATAAGTTTTGACGAAGAAACAGGATGCCTTGAATATTTAGTCGACGGAAAAACAGAAGACATAAAATACATAACTTCAACAGGGCACGAAGGCGGTGCGGTTTGTATGCCAGTCCTGGGCGCACATTCAGTTTTAGAAATTTGTCCAGCCTACACAGGCCGCATAGACCACATAAGGATAGTTAGAAGTTCATACGAAAAAAACGGCGAGGATATTTTTGAAAATGGAAACGCGCATTTTAAAACTTCTGGCGGTCGTTTTGTAAGCGAACCACTTTTTCTTGAGCGCACTTCCACTTTAAAAAGCATAGATTCAATCATGAGTGTTCCTTCAGAAACTGATGTAAAATTCTATGTTCGCGCTGGCGATAACTGTTACTGTTGGACGGAAGATGAACCTAAGTGGCAGGAAGTTACTATTGGAGAAAAAATTGAAGGCGTAACAGGTTCGTATTTTCAAATTGCAGGCGAACTTTTCCCAGACGGCAACGGTTTAAAAACACCTTCCATCACAGAATTGACTTTAACTTACACTCAACTCGAATTACCGCTCCCACCTTTTTATGTAGATGCTCAAGCAGGCGACAGAAGTGTAACTTTAACTTGGAATTATTCGGTAGATGACAGCGCAGGCGGATATTATGTCTACTACGGAAACCGTCCAGGCGAATATTTGGGCAGAGTTGCCACACAAGGTTTATCTCCTATAAATGCAGGAAACACAACATCTTTAACTTTGACAGGACTTGAAAACGATAAAATCTATTATTTTGCAATCGTTTCGTATTCGCGTTTTGACGAACGTTTACGGGGCGAATTTTCAAAAGAAGTTTTTGCTAGGCCTTCAAAGCGGTAG
- the uvrC gene encoding excinuclease ABC subunit UvrC has product MNTTINPAYEKLHETALKAPSSSGVYLWRNNEGTVIYVGKAKNLKSRLSSYFSGERHIKVQMLVSNAKSIEYITTSNEYEAFLLENNLIKKYEPRYNIQLKDGKSYPSLKITNEEFPRFYKTRLLKKDGSTYFGPYPDAGALDTFIEALYKLYPVRHCRTLKKRANPCMYYHIGRCKAPCCSKITRESYTEYIEEIKSLLEGKGDETLVKLKAQMKEAAANLNFEKAARLRDGIKALTIMQNQNLVEGFDTFEDRDYIAHWREGELVSFTVLKIRGGKLLGRDNFRVESLAEDEELLEEFAVAYYADKKDLPPTIYVTDEDNKEFLSEWLNQNDENKKTQTTKIIKISAKEDDKRLTPENRRHAATLNMAKTNAHEDIIRRLRERGDTPALEELKTLLALPNIPNRIEGFDIAHIGGKFPVASLISFWKGNPDKKNYRYFRLKTTNGIIDDFASMKEAATRRYSRLKNEEKDFPDLILIDGGIGQVNAVDSILKALDLEIPIAGLAKRDEEIWRPHSSKPICLPKRSDALRLLQRVRDETHRFATSRNQNLRTKENTKSIFLELPHVAEKREKILLQKFTTLEELAKSSAKELSKILNLNEGNANEILESAKLLENQRSKRKESEKLVLDTKLEKTQDSEDKNASYAARLALDALDLKVAEN; this is encoded by the coding sequence ATGAATACGACCATCAATCCGGCTTATGAAAAACTTCACGAAACCGCACTAAAAGCGCCCTCCTCAAGCGGTGTATATCTTTGGCGGAACAACGAAGGAACCGTCATATATGTAGGCAAAGCCAAAAATCTAAAAAGCAGACTCTCATCCTACTTTTCAGGAGAACGCCACATCAAAGTGCAGATGCTGGTTTCCAATGCAAAATCAATCGAATACATAACAACGTCCAACGAATACGAAGCGTTTCTTTTGGAAAACAACCTCATAAAAAAATATGAACCTCGCTACAATATTCAACTAAAAGACGGAAAATCTTATCCATCGCTAAAAATAACGAACGAAGAATTTCCACGCTTTTACAAAACCCGCCTTTTAAAAAAAGACGGTTCAACTTATTTTGGGCCTTACCCAGACGCTGGCGCATTGGATACTTTCATAGAAGCTCTTTACAAGTTGTATCCAGTGCGCCATTGCAGAACCTTAAAAAAAAGAGCAAATCCCTGCATGTATTATCACATCGGACGGTGCAAAGCGCCCTGCTGTTCAAAAATCACCAGAGAGTCCTATACAGAATATATCGAAGAAATAAAGTCCTTACTTGAGGGAAAAGGCGATGAAACACTTGTAAAACTCAAGGCGCAGATGAAAGAAGCAGCCGCAAATCTGAATTTTGAAAAAGCGGCTAGGCTTAGAGATGGCATAAAGGCGCTTACGATAATGCAGAATCAGAATCTGGTAGAAGGATTCGACACCTTTGAAGACCGCGATTACATTGCACATTGGCGAGAAGGCGAACTGGTAAGTTTTACAGTTTTAAAAATTCGAGGCGGCAAGCTCTTAGGACGCGACAATTTTAGAGTAGAAAGCCTTGCAGAAGACGAAGAATTGCTCGAAGAATTTGCAGTTGCCTATTATGCAGACAAAAAAGATTTGCCACCTACAATTTACGTTACAGACGAAGACAATAAGGAATTTTTAAGCGAGTGGCTAAACCAAAACGATGAAAACAAAAAAACTCAGACGACGAAAATCATAAAGATAAGTGCGAAAGAAGACGACAAAAGGCTGACTCCAGAAAATCGCCGCCACGCTGCAACCTTAAACATGGCAAAAACAAATGCGCACGAAGACATAATAAGGCGGCTTAGAGAACGAGGCGACACTCCTGCACTTGAAGAATTAAAAACTTTGCTCGCTCTCCCAAATATTCCAAACAGAATTGAAGGCTTTGACATTGCGCACATCGGCGGAAAATTCCCGGTTGCGTCTTTAATAAGTTTTTGGAAAGGAAATCCCGACAAAAAAAATTACAGATATTTTAGGCTCAAAACAACAAATGGCATCATAGATGATTTTGCTTCAATGAAAGAAGCCGCAACCCGCCGTTATTCAAGGTTAAAGAATGAAGAAAAGGATTTTCCAGATTTGATTTTGATCGATGGAGGAATCGGTCAGGTAAATGCTGTGGATTCAATTTTAAAAGCACTAGATTTAGAAATTCCTATCGCGGGTCTTGCAAAGCGCGATGAAGAAATCTGGCGTCCACATTCATCAAAACCGATTTGCCTCCCGAAACGAAGCGATGCTTTACGGCTTTTACAACGAGTTAGAGATGAAACTCACCGCTTTGCAACAAGCAGAAATCAAAATCTGCGTACAAAAGAAAACACAAAGAGCATTTTTTTGGAACTTCCGCATGTTGCAGAAAAGAGAGAAAAAATTTTGCTCCAAAAATTTACAACTTTGGAAGAACTGGCAAAATCTTCTGCAAAAGAACTTTCTAAAATCCTGAACTTAAATGAAGGAAACGCAAACGAAATTTTAGAAAGCGCAAAACTCCTCGAAAATCAGCGCAGCAAACGAAAAGAAAGCGAAAAACTCGTCTTAGACACAAAACTAGAAAAAACGCAAGACAGCGAAGATAAAAATGCATCTTATGCAGCAAGGCTTGCTCTTGATGCCTTAGATTTAAAAGTTGCAGAAAATTAA